From the genome of Pirellulales bacterium, one region includes:
- a CDS encoding YkgJ family cysteine cluster protein translates to MATATRAKPRREAIPAGEVLCSYCTAKCCRYFALPFETPETYEEFEFIRWYLLHEHATVFTEDGTWYLLVHTTCKHLQPDNRCGIYETRPQVCRDYSTKDCEYEDDWVYDHYFETPEQVAEYMEAVLAPTHGQHVRSPKPPLLPVLN, encoded by the coding sequence ATGGCAACGGCTACCCGCGCGAAACCGCGCCGCGAGGCGATTCCTGCCGGCGAAGTGCTTTGTTCGTATTGCACGGCGAAGTGCTGCCGCTATTTCGCGCTACCGTTTGAAACGCCGGAGACTTACGAAGAATTCGAATTCATCCGCTGGTATTTGCTGCACGAGCATGCCACCGTGTTCACCGAAGACGGCACGTGGTATCTCTTGGTGCACACGACCTGCAAGCATTTGCAGCCCGACAATCGCTGCGGAATTTACGAAACCCGCCCGCAGGTCTGCCGCGACTATTCGACGAAGGATTGCGAATACGAAGACGATTGGGTGTACGACCATTATTTCGAAACACCCGAACAGGTGGCCGAATATATGGAGGCCGTGCTGGCGCCGACGCACGGCCAACACGTTCGCAGCCCCAAGCCGCCGCTGCTACC